The proteins below come from a single Salinilacihabitans rarus genomic window:
- a CDS encoding DUF6360 family protein, with protein MADRLMRVTAHTTLDLVDAVATGHDFEEATFAVVDATADRESPDRVRLRVELDNMTETNLPAHVTDLGLTPEQARTLAADLEDHAARVERARGDDGE; from the coding sequence ATGGCCGACCGACTGATGCGCGTCACCGCCCACACGACCCTCGACCTCGTCGACGCGGTCGCGACGGGCCACGACTTCGAGGAGGCGACGTTCGCCGTCGTGGACGCGACCGCCGACCGCGAGAGCCCCGACCGGGTGCGCCTGCGGGTCGAACTCGACAACATGACCGAGACGAACCTGCCGGCGCACGTGACCGACCTCGGGCTGACGCCCGAGCAGGCCCGGACGCTGGCCGCCGACCTCGAGGACCACGCCGCACGCGTCGAGCGGGCACGGGGCGACGACGGCGAGTAG
- a CDS encoding nitrite/sulfite reductase, translated as MPSDVETWKDEVYGTAIREHVERFAERGWESIPEDERDAWFERFKWYGLYHQRAGQESYFMMRIGPPNGVLEPGQLRAVAELAREYATGPAENPEFGDGWLDVTTRQAIQLHWIRIEDVPAIFDALADAGLSTVQACGDSWRNIVGCPVAGKDEHEHVDALALTRELHDAFKRNEAHSNLPRKWKVSVTGCDEGCGQGDINDLAFEPAEKVVDGERVRGYNVRVGGGLARNEPRFAKDIDVFVTPERAVDVAGGISALFRDHGNRENRYAARMKFLVDEWGPERVREVLRAEYVDFDLEPAGEDLRSSYSYNAGGDGKGDHVGVHEQVDGNYYVGLNVLVGRIGAEEAVELAALAAEYGSGEVRLTQRQNVILTDVPGGNLDDLLAESLLDRYSPDPHPFQRGSIACTGTEFCSLSIVETKNRMVRFSRWLVENVDLPEGVADFHVHLSGCTASCAQPQIADVSLRGMKARKNGDPVEALDIGLGGGLGEDPQFASWVTERVPADEVPGAIRNLLENFAAERAGDETFREFVAARDDEELAALVEPEETDYEDPYMHNTKRTWYPYAEDDAMEASPAPASADGTSLPTDD; from the coding sequence ATGCCAAGCGACGTCGAGACGTGGAAGGACGAGGTTTACGGGACGGCGATCCGCGAGCACGTCGAGCGGTTCGCGGAGCGCGGGTGGGAGTCGATCCCCGAGGACGAGCGCGACGCGTGGTTCGAGCGCTTCAAGTGGTACGGCCTGTACCACCAGCGCGCCGGTCAGGAGTCGTATTTCATGATGCGGATCGGGCCGCCGAACGGCGTCCTCGAACCGGGGCAGTTGCGCGCCGTCGCCGAACTCGCCCGCGAGTACGCGACGGGGCCCGCGGAGAACCCCGAGTTCGGCGACGGCTGGCTCGACGTGACGACCCGGCAGGCGATCCAGCTCCACTGGATCCGCATCGAGGACGTCCCCGCGATCTTCGACGCGCTGGCGGACGCCGGCCTCTCGACCGTGCAGGCCTGTGGCGACTCCTGGCGCAACATCGTCGGCTGTCCGGTCGCGGGTAAAGACGAACACGAGCACGTCGACGCGCTGGCGCTGACCCGGGAGCTCCACGACGCGTTCAAGCGCAACGAGGCGCACTCGAACCTCCCCCGGAAGTGGAAGGTGTCGGTGACGGGCTGTGACGAGGGCTGCGGTCAGGGCGACATCAACGACCTCGCGTTCGAACCCGCCGAGAAGGTAGTCGACGGCGAGCGGGTGAGAGGCTACAACGTCCGCGTCGGCGGCGGCCTCGCGCGCAACGAGCCCCGGTTCGCGAAGGATATCGACGTCTTCGTCACGCCCGAACGGGCCGTCGACGTGGCCGGCGGCATCTCCGCGCTCTTTCGCGACCACGGCAACCGCGAGAACCGCTACGCCGCCCGGATGAAGTTCCTCGTCGACGAGTGGGGCCCCGAGCGGGTCCGCGAGGTGCTCCGGGCGGAGTACGTCGACTTCGACCTCGAACCGGCGGGCGAGGACCTGCGCTCGTCGTACAGCTACAACGCCGGCGGCGACGGCAAGGGCGACCACGTCGGCGTCCACGAGCAGGTCGACGGGAACTACTACGTCGGGCTGAACGTCCTCGTCGGCCGCATCGGCGCCGAGGAGGCCGTCGAACTCGCCGCGCTGGCGGCGGAGTACGGCTCCGGCGAGGTTCGCCTGACCCAGCGCCAGAACGTGATCCTCACGGACGTCCCCGGGGGGAACCTCGACGACCTCCTCGCCGAATCCCTGCTCGACCGCTACAGCCCCGACCCCCACCCGTTCCAGCGCGGTTCGATCGCCTGCACCGGCACCGAGTTCTGCTCGCTGTCGATCGTCGAGACGAAAAACCGGATGGTGCGCTTCTCGCGCTGGCTCGTCGAGAACGTCGACCTCCCCGAGGGCGTCGCGGACTTTCACGTCCACCTCTCCGGCTGTACCGCGTCGTGTGCCCAGCCACAGATCGCCGACGTCTCCCTGCGCGGGATGAAGGCGCGCAAGAACGGCGACCCCGTCGAGGCCCTCGATATCGGTCTCGGCGGCGGTCTGGGCGAGGACCCGCAGTTCGCCTCGTGGGTGACGGAGCGCGTCCCCGCCGACGAGGTGCCGGGCGCGATACGGAACCTGCTCGAGAACTTCGCCGCCGAACGCGCCGGCGACGAGACGTTCCGCGAGTTCGTCGCCGCCCGCGACGACGAGGAACTGGCGGCCCTCGTCGAACCGGAGGAGACCGACTACGAGGACCCGTACATGCACAACACGAAGCGGACGTGGTACCCCTACGCCGAGGACGACGCCATGGAGGCGAGCCCCGCGCCCGCGAGCGCCGACGGGACGTCGCTTCCGACGGACGACTGA